From a region of the Zingiber officinale cultivar Zhangliang chromosome 4B, Zo_v1.1, whole genome shotgun sequence genome:
- the LOC121978085 gene encoding formin-like protein 5, producing MGYAYCSSPTCRYNPASHPDASSVHGSSPTNLYSWSGLSRRFANVPQASPAFREASQAAHQARSANDRLSQDAPSSNRCRSRLPSDDSDSDDQPLAQRRRRRAPHPVSDSGPSSTPFPSPPIAVTSPPPPVVTPPSVSSQANVPPDPPTIPVEPLTAQPSPPAQPPIQPSMSPQQQSTEVDPSRGSPPATSPPEPSPVPPSASPGSAAGPSSFAAGPSQPPPPVPLYYRITAPLEAGLQSRRDVPTSSLTMKGRLAIVWEESKRQMELLSPLAQMDRFSELYIKASHALRVEIKVLTKKKNSLEVSLTIGDQKLKDLREQKSQVEVVHHQLMDQQALQHQRALDQMAQKLRTAETLTQEQDKKLKSQEAQLTSQEAELLAARNELSQAWATAKGASTALAIYKEGENDRCQ from the exons ATGGGCTACGCCTACTGTTCATCCCCGACCTGTAGATACAACCCAGCCAGCCACCCCGACGCCTCTTCAGTCCATGGATCCTCCCCGACCAATTTATATTCCTGGTCGGGCCTCAGTAGAAGATTCGCCAATGTTCCTCAGGCAAGCCCTGCTTTCAGAGAAGCTTCTCAGGCAGCTCACCAGGCCCGCTCTGCAAATGACCGCTTGAGCCAGGACGCCCCTTCTTCCAATAGATGCAGGTCTCGGCTGCCTTCTGATGATTCTGATTCGGATGACCAGCCATTGGCTCAGAGACGTCGACGTCGAGCCCCTCATCCTGTGTCAGATTCAGGCCCGTCCTCTACCCCTTTTCCTTCACCTCCTATAGCAGTCACCTCTCCTCCGCCCCCTGTTGTAACTCCGCCTTCTGTCTCAAGCCAGGCAAATGTTCCGCCTGATCCCCCCACCATTCCAGTTGAGCCTCTCACTGCTCAACCTTCTCCTCCAGCTCAACCTCCTATTCAACCTTCTATGTCACCGCAGCAACAAAGCACCGAGGTCGATCCCTCGCGTGGCTCTCCGCCAGCTACCTCACCTCCAGAGCCATCTCCTGTACCTCCGTCAGCTTCTCCTGGGTCAGCTGCTGGGCCTTCTAGCTTCGCCGCAGGGCCTTCACAACCGCCACCACCTGTCCCTCTTTATTATCGTATTACTGCTCCATTAGAGGCTGGACTACAGTCAAGGCGTGACGTTCCCaccagctccttgaccatgaaaGGTCGCTTAGCCATTGTGTGGGAAGAGAGCAAGCGTCAGATGGAACTTTTGTCGCCCCTTGCCCAGATGGACAGATTTTCTGAGCTATACATCAAG GCCAGTCACGCCCTGAGGGTTGAAATAAAAGTTCTAACAAAAAAGAAGAACAGTCTTGAAGTATCCCTGACAATAGGTGACCAAAAGCTTAAGGACCTCAGGGAACAAAAAAGCCAAGTTGAGGTTGTACACCATCAGCTCATGGACCAGCAAGCTTTGCAGCATCAGCGAGCTCTGGACCAAATGGCTCAAAAGTTGCGCACTGCCGAGACTTTAACGCAAGAACAAGACAAGAAGTTGAAATCCCAGGAGGCTCAATTGACGTCCCAAGAAGCAGAACTATTAGCCGCCCGAAATGAATTGTCTCAGGCTTGGGCTACTGCAAAAGGGGCATCAACAGCTCTGGCTATttacaaagagggagagaacgaTCGTTGTCAATAG